One genomic segment of candidate division WOR-3 bacterium includes these proteins:
- a CDS encoding DUF763 domain-containing protein translates to MDIISLPLHSGKAPEWLFQKMKKLSSLIVEYMLEEFDTELILEKFSDPLWFQSFGCFLGFDWHSSGLTTTLTGALKEGFRERNIPIYITGGKGKVALKTPEEILKLSDKVNINSSEFINLSRLTAKIDNICVQDGHTLYHHTFWFDSKGNWLTIQQGMNPLKRTARRYHIFSKNLVDLTNEPHSGIIAEKKEKSVLNLVSERNKKIRENILKLIKEGGIKEIYKMPFRHEIKLSDLDKKRIYQININFYKKNIDKFENILLIKGVGEKTLRALTLLSVILYGEKPDYTDPARFSFAHGGKDGTPYRISKREYDKTIEILERIISKRRGFEREDRTFLLKRLYFFVR, encoded by the coding sequence ATGGATATAATTAGTTTACCTTTACATTCCGGAAAAGCACCGGAATGGCTTTTTCAAAAAATGAAAAAATTATCATCCCTGATTGTTGAATACATGCTTGAAGAGTTTGACACAGAATTAATATTGGAAAAGTTTTCTGATCCTTTATGGTTTCAAAGCTTTGGTTGTTTCCTTGGATTTGACTGGCATTCTTCAGGACTTACAACAACTCTAACAGGTGCTTTGAAAGAGGGTTTTAGAGAGAGAAATATCCCCATATACATAACTGGAGGAAAAGGTAAAGTAGCTTTAAAAACACCTGAAGAAATTTTAAAACTTAGTGATAAAGTTAATATTAATTCATCTGAATTTATCAATCTTTCCCGTTTAACTGCGAAAATTGATAATATTTGTGTTCAGGACGGGCACACTCTCTATCATCATACCTTCTGGTTTGATAGTAAAGGAAACTGGTTAACTATTCAGCAGGGAATGAATCCTTTGAAAAGAACTGCAAGAAGATATCATATTTTTTCCAAAAATTTGGTAGATTTAACGAATGAACCTCATTCAGGAATAATTGCTGAAAAAAAAGAAAAATCAGTTTTAAATCTTGTGTCTGAAAGGAATAAAAAAATAAGAGAAAACATTTTGAAATTGATTAAAGAAGGGGGAATTAAGGAAATTTATAAAATGCCCTTTAGACATGAAATCAAATTAAGTGATTTAGATAAGAAAAGAATTTATCAGATTAATATAAATTTTTATAAGAAAAATATTGATAAATTTGAAAATATTCTTTTAATAAAAGGAGTGGGTGAAAAAACTTTAAGAGCCTTAACCCTTCTTTCAGTTATTTTATATGGAGAAAAACCGGATTATACAGATCCTGCAAGGTTTTCTTTTGCCCATGGAGGAAAGGATGGAACTCCTTATAGAATAAGTAAAAGGGAATATGATAAAACTATTGAAATACTTGAAAGAATTATATCAAAAAGAAGAGGATTTGAAAGGGAAGATAGAACCTTTTTGCTTAAAAGATTATACTTTTTTGTAAGATGA
- the dtd gene encoding D-aminoacyl-tRNA deacylase, with amino-acid sequence MKIVIERIKEGYVNINENKVLSINKGLLLFVGICKNDSIQEIEWAVNKILNLRIFDDNQGKLNLSVLDVSGDILVISNFTLCADIKKGNRPSFDNSEEKVKAIEKFNFFVSKLKESNLRVIEGEFGAYMEVYHVNSGPVTIVLDTKEKFR; translated from the coding sequence ATGAAAATAGTTATTGAAAGAATAAAAGAAGGTTATGTAAATATTAATGAGAACAAAGTTTTGAGTATCAATAAGGGTCTTCTTTTATTTGTGGGTATCTGTAAAAATGATTCGATTCAGGAGATTGAGTGGGCAGTTAATAAAATTTTAAATTTGAGAATTTTTGATGACAATCAGGGAAAGTTGAATTTGAGTGTTTTAGATGTAAGTGGAGATATACTTGTCATCTCTAATTTTACCTTATGTGCAGATATTAAAAAAGGTAATAGACCTTCCTTTGACAATTCTGAAGAGAAAGTAAAGGCGATTGAGAAGTTTAATTTTTTTGTTAGTAAATTAAAAGAAAGTAATTTGAGAGTTATAGAAGGCGAGTTCGGGGCTTATATGGAAGTTTATCATGTTAATTCAGGTCCTGTTACAATTGTTCTGGATACTAAGGAAAAATTCAGGTGA